The Pecten maximus unplaced genomic scaffold, xPecMax1.1, whole genome shotgun sequence DNA segment ATGACCTGActactgataaagatacaaggtATAACCTGacttctgataaagatacaaggtATGACCTGacttctgataaagatacaaggtATGACCTGacttctgataaagatacaaaGTATGACATGACTTCTGATCAAGATACAAGGTATGACCTGacttctgataaagatacaaggtATGACCTGacttctgataaagatacaaggtATGACCTGActactgataaagatacaaggtATAACCTGacttctgataaagatacaaggtATGACTTGacttctgataaagatacaaggtATGACCTGACTTCTGATAAAAATACAAGGTATGACCTGACTTCTGATAAAGGTACAAGATATAATCTGacttctgataaagatacaaggtATGACCTGacttctgataaagatacaaggtATAATCTGActactgataaagatacaaggtATAATCTGacttctgataaagatacaaggtATGACCTGacttctgataaagatacaagATATAACCTGActactgataaagatacaaggtATGACCTGacttctgataaagatacaaggtATAATCTGActactgataaagatacaaggtATAATCTGacttctgataaagatacaaggtATGACCTGacttctgataaagatacaagATATAATCTGActactgataaagataca contains these protein-coding regions:
- the LOC117318953 gene encoding serine-aspartate repeat-containing protein D-like, with the protein product MTSDKDTRYDLTTDKDTRYNLTSDKDTRYDLTSDKDTRYDMTSDKDTKYDMTSDQDTRYDLTSDKDTRYDLTSDKDTRYDLTTDKDTRYNLTSDKDTRYDLTSDKDTRYDLTSDKDTKYDMTSDQDTRYDLTSDKDTRYDLTSDKDTRYDLTTDKDTRYNLTSDKDTRYDLTSDKDTRYDLTSDKNTRYDLTSDK